The following are from one region of the Coffea eugenioides isolate CCC68of chromosome 2, Ceug_1.0, whole genome shotgun sequence genome:
- the LOC113763069 gene encoding pinin yields MAAVEKTEEELRKEIEELHRQQREITERLRDPRGLRRGALSVSAPRNFAPNGGRQRGFVRPADRTDSEDQPPPKKRLSSAVFKVEDGEIVEDASSPAAAKEVANKPADVEQGAGNSAPTLSERKPSNWSMRDASYQKPSRMDFDIPPAEHVPRVLPKNEDPSLVNRNKRMLNQLRGTLEKFRKEDMQLSGSEAYMRRSDSLKRAEQRAREESERLRQQEREQIAEKRRRDLTLRARVAAKAEEKKLDLLFLRWCEHHKKLGNFIRTKAEPSIYYAFAKPLDEDVQLVEQEKEQMFQEWKAARREELSQYQKQIVEQYVANVEKELERWQNGRKGRKANNEMANLQETMDKELETHRLEHGPKTRKIPGGTSNEEEEDVEDINVGEDDMMDDVLDVDENSRRVDEIASKAETGDGSPQPENKD; encoded by the exons ATGGCTGCTGTGGAGAAGACTGAGGAAGAGCTTCGCAAAGAGATCGAAGAACTCCATCGCCAACAGCGCGAg ATTACCGAGCGGCTTCGCGATCCAAGGGGTCTCCGCCGCGGTGCTTTATCCGTCTCTGCTCCTCGCAATTTTGCCCCTAACGGCGGCCGCCAGCGTGGCTTTGTTAGACCT GCTGATAGGACCGATTCCGAAGACCAACCTCCTCCCAAAAAGCGACTTTCTTCAGCTGTCTTCAAG GTTGAGGATGGAGAGATTGTTGAGGATGCTTCCTCTCCGGCTGCTGCGAAAGAAGTGGCAAACAAGCCTGCTGATGTGGAACAAGGTGCTGGGAATTCAGCTCCTACCCTGAGTGAGAGGAAGCCCTCCAATTGGTCTATGAGGGATGCTAGTTATCAAAAGCCATCTAGAATG GACTTTGACATTCCTCCAGCTGAGCATGTTCCCAGAGTATTGCCCAAGAATGAGGATCCTAGTTTGGTTAACAGGAACAAGAGGATGCTGAACCAGCTTCGTGGAACCCTCGAG AAGTTCAGAAAAGAAGACATGCAACTTTCTGGATCAGAAGCATACATGCGTAGGTCAGATTCACTCAAAAGG GCTGAGCAAAGGGCACGTGAAGAAAGCGAAAGGCTTAGACAACAAGAGCGCGAACAGATTGCGGAAAAGCGGAGGAGAGATTTG ACTCTTAGAGCTCGTGTTGCAGCCaaggcagaagaaaagaaactgGACCTGCTGTTTCTTCGGTGGTGTGAGCATCACAAAAAACTTGGCAATTTTATAAG GACAAAAGCGGAGCCTTCCATATATTACGCTTTTGCCAAGCCATTGGATGAAGATGTACAGTTGGTTGAGCAGGAGAAAGAACAG ATGTTTCAAGAATGGAAAGCTGCAAGGAGAGAGGAGCTGTCTCAATACCAGAAACAGATAGTTGAGCAGTACGTGGCAAATGTTGAGAAGGAGCTagagaggtggcaaaatggaaGGAAAGGTAGGAAAGCAAACAATGAAATGGCAAATTTGCAGGAGACAATGGACAAGGAACTTGAGACCCACAGGCTTGAGCATGGTCCCAAGACCAGAAAGATTCCTGGTGGAACCAGCAATGAAGAAGAGGAGGATGTGGAAGACATTAATGTTGGGGAGGATGATATGATGGATGATGTTCTGGATGTTGATGAGAACAGCAGGAGAGTTGATGAAATAGCATCAAAAGCAGAAACTGGAGATGGGAGTCCACAACCTGAGAACAAGGATTAG
- the LOC113763429 gene encoding uncharacterized protein LOC113763429, with amino-acid sequence MTSRPPNATNGTHHHSHPPPPPQPPSNTTNATALSTHQPHPPPAPPHSHYFPPHSSSSSSKASFKGCCCCLFLLFSLLFLLVLAVILVVVLAIKPKKPQFDLQSVGVQYLGINSNPNPTPTPTSSSSASVSLAIRMLFTAANDNKVGIKYGDSKFTVMYRGIPLGRGTVPGFYQPAHSVRQVQTTIAVDRVNLLQTDAADLLRDATVNDRVELRVLGDVGAKIRILGFTSPGVQVSVDCAIVISPRKQALTYKQCGFDGLSV; translated from the exons ATGACCTCCAGACCAcccaacgccaccaacggcactcACCACCACTCGcacccaccaccaccaccacaacctcccAGCAACACCACCAACGCTACCGCTCTTAGTACCCACCAACCCCACCCTCCTCCTGCTCCTCCTCACTCCCATTACTTCCCACCTCactcttcttcctcctcctccaagGCCTCCTTCAAAGGCTGCTGCTGCTGCCTCTTCCTCCTCTTCTCCTTGCTCTTCCTCCTCGTCCTCGCCGTCATCCTCGTCGTCGTCCTCGCCATTAAGCCCAAGAAGCCCCAGTTCGACCTCCAATCCGTCGGCGTCCAGTATCTCGGCATCAACTCCAATCCCAATCCCACCCCAAcccccacctcctcctcctctgcCTCTGTCTCCCTAGCCATCAGGATGCTCTTCACCGCCGCTAACGATAATAAGGTCGGGATCAAGTACGGCGACTCCAAATTCACGGTGATGTACCGGGGGATCCCTTTGGGACGGGGCACTGTTCCTGGGTTCTACCAGCCCGCCCATAGCGTCCGCCAAGTTCAGACCACCATTGCGGTGGACCGGGTCAACTTGCTCCAGACCGATGCTGCCGATTTGCTGAGGGACGCCACCGTCAATGATCGGGTTGAGCTGCGGGTGCTGGGGGATGTTGGAGCTAAGATCCGGATTCTTGGCTTTACTTCACCTGGGGTGCAG GTATCGGTTGATTGCGCAATAGTGATCAGCCCCAGGAAGCAAGCACTCACTTACAAGCAGTGCGGATTTGATGGCCTCAGCGTATGA